A single region of the Solwaraspora sp. WMMD791 genome encodes:
- a CDS encoding site-specific integrase, with protein MANKPGRRRFGSIRKLPSGRYQARYFGPDGVERKAPDTFPTEPQAAKWLTVVESEIIRGEWNAPEAGQITLSEYGSRWIAQRRLQPRTRENYEDLFRLYVRPYLGALVLGTIKPATIRDWRARLLGNGVSEPQAVKAYSLLRAVLNTAMKEDELIRQNPCRIPGYDRYHTPERPVATVAQVVALAEAMPARFSALIIVAAFSGLRWGELAALRRCDVDTDAGTIRVPRKLAVLRSGGLVFGPPKSQAGNRVVALPAAARSALVDHLAAFVDDDPEALVFTGDKGAVLRSGNFRRAVRWSAALAAAGLPADFHFHDLRHTGNNLAAATGASTRDLMSRMGHASMRAALIYQHANSERDREIAAGMDRVITAGLPRSAGREESTPDGTADGPAGANGTRMARKIDKG; from the coding sequence ATGGCGAACAAGCCTGGCCGGCGTCGGTTCGGCAGCATCCGCAAGTTGCCGTCCGGGCGGTACCAGGCCCGGTACTTCGGCCCGGACGGCGTCGAGCGGAAGGCGCCCGACACGTTCCCGACCGAGCCGCAGGCGGCGAAGTGGCTGACCGTCGTCGAGTCGGAGATCATCCGTGGCGAGTGGAACGCGCCGGAAGCGGGTCAGATCACCCTCAGCGAGTACGGCTCGCGCTGGATCGCGCAACGTCGACTCCAGCCGCGTACCCGGGAGAACTACGAGGATCTGTTCCGGCTGTACGTCCGGCCGTACCTCGGCGCTCTCGTACTCGGCACGATCAAGCCAGCGACCATCCGGGACTGGCGTGCCCGGCTGCTCGGCAACGGGGTCTCCGAGCCGCAAGCGGTCAAGGCGTACTCACTGCTGCGGGCCGTGCTCAACACGGCGATGAAGGAAGACGAGCTGATCCGGCAGAACCCCTGCCGTATCCCCGGCTATGACCGCTATCACACGCCTGAGCGGCCGGTGGCGACCGTCGCCCAGGTCGTCGCGCTCGCGGAAGCGATGCCGGCCCGGTTCTCGGCGTTGATCATCGTCGCCGCGTTCTCGGGGCTGCGTTGGGGCGAGCTGGCCGCGTTGCGCCGGTGCGACGTCGACACCGACGCGGGCACGATCCGCGTACCGCGCAAGCTCGCCGTGCTGCGTAGCGGCGGGTTGGTGTTCGGCCCGCCGAAGTCGCAAGCCGGCAACCGGGTCGTGGCGCTGCCGGCGGCTGCCCGGTCGGCGCTCGTCGACCACCTGGCCGCGTTCGTCGACGACGACCCGGAAGCGCTGGTGTTCACCGGCGACAAGGGCGCGGTGCTGCGTTCCGGCAACTTCCGCCGCGCGGTCCGGTGGTCGGCGGCACTGGCGGCGGCCGGCCTGCCGGCCGACTTCCACTTTCACGACCTGCGGCACACCGGCAACAACCTGGCGGCGGCGACGGGTGCGAGCACCCGTGACCTGATGTCCCGGATGGGGCACGCCAGCATGCGGGCGGCACTGATCTACCAGCACGCCAACAGCGAGCGGGATCGGGAGATCGCGGCCGGCATGGATCGGGTGATCACCGCCGGGCTCCCGCGTTCCGCTGGCCGTGAGGAGAGCACTCCGGACGGCACGGCTGACGGCCCGGCCGGGGCTAATGGCACGCGGATGGCACGCAAGATCGACAAGGGCTGA
- a CDS encoding DUF2637 domain-containing protein, which yields MASTSGPTRAERAEGVLLVLILLVVGSLAGAASFTHVHDWTMDNSPAGTGEWFGWANAAISELIPLAALLTIRRRRRTGGPVGYPMFLLVCAVCLSLAAQLAVAKPGISGWLLSAVPALAFLGLSKLVLSTKPTTPAPVPAGVDQPDNQRPAAAVVQPGHPSAAAVDQVDTDHAAPVRPQPAVPVRTAVVPVAAGVFPTRNGAPAGQVLS from the coding sequence ATGGCGTCGACCAGCGGGCCGACCCGCGCGGAGCGGGCGGAAGGCGTGCTGTTGGTGCTGATCCTGCTCGTCGTCGGCAGCCTGGCGGGGGCGGCGTCGTTCACCCACGTCCACGACTGGACGATGGACAACTCCCCGGCGGGTACGGGGGAGTGGTTCGGCTGGGCCAACGCCGCGATCTCCGAACTGATCCCCCTCGCTGCGTTGTTGACGATCCGGCGGCGGCGTCGTACGGGTGGACCGGTCGGCTATCCGATGTTCCTGCTCGTCTGCGCGGTCTGCCTGTCCCTTGCCGCACAACTCGCTGTCGCCAAACCGGGTATCTCGGGCTGGTTGCTGTCGGCGGTGCCGGCGTTGGCGTTCCTGGGCCTGTCGAAGCTCGTCCTGTCCACCAAACCCACCACCCCCGCCCCGGTCCCGGCCGGTGTTGACCAGCCGGACAACCAGCGGCCGGCGGCTGCCGTTGTCCAGCCGGGCCATCCCTCGGCTGCTGCTGTCGACCAGGTCGACACCGACCACGCTGCCCCGGTACGGCCGCAACCGGCGGTGCCCGTTCGGACCGCTGTTGTGCCGGTCGCGGCGGGTGTCTTCCCCACCCGTAACGGTGCCCCGGCTGGTCAGGTGCTGTCGTGA
- a CDS encoding replication initiator — MTLPTPDIEAQPRPGSRAARMRQPLAKDALRQLAEQHQVCVRPVVLRRTDTVTGRTDVVEVPCGATLAAKCKPCAERGRRLRIQQIREGWHLADEPAVRPDKPGEDVLSLVRLRAHLEFERHALAYEPMDPDARAAQVADLDAAIVEVDEALAESNLRGRLTPVERDERPRRRRSTRRRQDTPDLPRLPVDPRTVGRAYTGRQGKTYRPSMLLTLTLDSHGPVHSHFRRGGYVVPCECGQRHQPHDPLLSTPVDPDSYDYRRAALDSIHFARVLDRWWQNLRRAAGWNVQYAGAVELQRRLAPHAHFAIRGTLPRKLLKQIAAATYHQVWWPRFDQPVYRVDTPPLWDTDRQAYVDPKTRQPLPTWGEALDELEEPGTPPAYVARLGRIDARGIDQGTKDAERSIRYVTKYVTKDLTDQARPRSDPQKAHFDRLHAELSVLPCSPTCANWLLYGVQPDKAKPGLTPGRCTGKVHQRATLGFTGRRVLVSRQWSGKTLADHRADNRAWVRAILARNLADTDDQATTDNNDGGQSNGQSDGQVDNPDRYRFELARPDDPDVPPLQHRILRAVSERIRWRTTLTNARQRASGAVSATPRPLTLAA; from the coding sequence ATGACCCTTCCAACCCCTGACATCGAGGCGCAACCGCGTCCGGGGTCGCGGGCCGCCCGGATGCGTCAACCCCTCGCGAAGGACGCGCTGCGGCAGTTGGCGGAGCAGCATCAGGTGTGCGTGCGGCCGGTGGTGCTGCGCCGCACCGACACCGTGACCGGCCGAACCGATGTCGTCGAAGTGCCCTGCGGGGCGACCCTCGCCGCGAAGTGCAAGCCGTGCGCGGAACGCGGCCGACGGCTACGTATCCAGCAGATCCGGGAGGGCTGGCACCTGGCCGACGAACCGGCCGTGCGGCCAGACAAGCCGGGTGAGGACGTGCTGTCGCTGGTCCGGCTGCGGGCGCACCTCGAGTTCGAGCGTCACGCGCTGGCGTACGAACCGATGGACCCGGACGCGCGGGCGGCGCAGGTCGCCGACCTCGATGCGGCGATCGTCGAGGTTGATGAGGCGTTGGCGGAATCGAACCTGCGCGGCCGGTTGACCCCGGTCGAGCGGGATGAGCGGCCTCGGCGTCGCCGGTCGACCCGCCGACGCCAGGACACCCCGGACCTGCCCCGGCTGCCCGTCGACCCGCGAACGGTCGGCCGGGCCTACACCGGCCGGCAGGGTAAAACGTATCGGCCGTCGATGCTGCTCACGCTCACCCTCGACAGTCACGGCCCGGTGCACTCGCACTTTCGGCGCGGCGGCTACGTGGTGCCGTGCGAGTGCGGGCAACGCCACCAACCACATGATCCGTTGCTGAGCACGCCGGTGGATCCGGACAGCTACGACTACCGGCGTGCCGCGCTGGACTCGATCCACTTCGCCCGCGTGCTGGACCGGTGGTGGCAGAACCTGCGCCGGGCGGCGGGCTGGAACGTCCAGTACGCCGGGGCCGTCGAGCTGCAACGCCGACTCGCCCCACACGCGCACTTCGCGATTCGAGGGACGCTGCCCCGCAAGCTGTTGAAGCAGATCGCCGCCGCGACCTACCACCAGGTGTGGTGGCCACGCTTCGACCAGCCCGTCTACCGGGTCGACACACCACCGCTGTGGGATACCGACCGGCAGGCGTACGTCGACCCCAAAACCCGCCAGCCGCTACCCACCTGGGGTGAAGCGCTCGACGAGTTGGAGGAACCCGGCACCCCACCCGCGTACGTCGCCCGGCTGGGTCGGATCGACGCACGCGGCATCGACCAGGGCACCAAAGACGCGGAACGCTCCATCCGCTACGTCACGAAGTACGTCACCAAGGACCTGACCGACCAGGCCCGGCCACGCTCCGACCCACAGAAGGCGCACTTCGACCGGCTCCACGCCGAACTCTCCGTCCTGCCGTGCTCGCCGACCTGCGCCAACTGGCTGCTCTACGGCGTCCAACCCGACAAGGCCAAACCCGGCCTCACCCCCGGCCGCTGCACCGGCAAGGTCCACCAACGAGCGACCCTCGGCTTCACCGGCCGGCGGGTGCTCGTCTCCCGGCAATGGTCCGGCAAGACCCTGGCCGACCACCGCGCCGACAACCGGGCATGGGTCCGCGCCATCCTCGCCCGGAACCTCGCCGACACCGACGACCAGGCCACCACCGACAACAACGACGGCGGCCAGTCGAACGGCCAGTCGGACGGGCAGGTCGACAACCCGGACCGCTACCGGTTCGAACTCGCCCGACCCGACGACCCCGACGTCCCACCCCTGCAACACCGCATCCTGCGCGCCGTCTCCGAACGGATCCGCTGGCGCACCACGCTCACCAACGCCCGACAACGCGCCTCCGGCGCTGTCTCGGCAACACCTCGACCCCTGACCCTCGCAGCCTGA
- a CDS encoding SDR family NAD(P)-dependent oxidoreductase gives MNISGNTVFVPGATSGIGLALARRLQAAGNTVVVGGRRGDLLDQLATDHGFGTVRIDVTDPASIVTATASVVERYPELNVLIAMAGVMRAEDWTAPGFLADSEEIVTANLLGPIRLIAALTGHLQTRPDATIMTVSSGLAHVPLRVTPTYNATKAAIHRLSETLRLQLAPVGVQVIELVPPAVRTALMPGHETSEAAMPLDEFADEVMDLIKADPQAREILVERVKFLRYAEVRGDYDQVVATLNATDPHAR, from the coding sequence ATGAACATCTCCGGAAACACCGTCTTCGTGCCGGGAGCCACCTCTGGGATCGGCCTGGCCCTGGCCCGGCGGCTGCAGGCCGCCGGCAACACCGTCGTCGTCGGCGGGCGGCGCGGCGACCTGCTCGACCAACTCGCCACCGACCACGGGTTCGGCACCGTACGCATCGACGTCACCGACCCGGCATCGATCGTGACGGCGACCGCGTCCGTCGTCGAGCGCTACCCGGAACTGAACGTCCTGATCGCCATGGCCGGCGTCATGCGGGCCGAGGACTGGACCGCCCCCGGGTTCCTCGCCGACTCAGAGGAGATCGTCACCGCCAACCTCCTCGGCCCGATCCGGCTGATCGCTGCCCTCACCGGGCACCTGCAGACCCGGCCCGACGCCACGATCATGACGGTCTCGTCCGGCCTGGCGCATGTCCCGCTGCGGGTAACGCCCACCTACAACGCCACCAAGGCCGCGATCCACCGGCTCAGCGAGACCCTGCGCCTGCAGTTGGCGCCGGTCGGCGTACAGGTGATCGAGCTCGTGCCACCCGCCGTACGGACCGCGCTGATGCCGGGGCACGAGACCTCGGAGGCGGCGATGCCGCTCGACGAGTTCGCCGACGAGGTGATGGACCTGATCAAGGCCGATCCGCAGGCCCGCGAGATTCTGGTCGAACGGGTGAAGTTCCTCCGGTACGCCGAGGTACGCGGCGACTACGACCAGGTCGTGGCAACGCTCAACGCCACCGACCCGCACGCCCGCTGA
- a CDS encoding helix-turn-helix domain-containing protein: MADGLLTPDEVAARLRATPRFVRRLVADRRIEYVKVGRLVRFEESAVAAYVERNRIAPLTRANLRHYLGEVA; this comes from the coding sequence ATGGCAGACGGGCTGTTGACCCCCGATGAGGTCGCCGCTCGCCTCCGGGCAACGCCGCGATTCGTGCGTCGGTTGGTCGCTGACCGCCGGATTGAGTACGTGAAGGTGGGCCGCCTGGTCCGCTTCGAGGAATCTGCGGTGGCCGCGTACGTCGAACGGAACCGGATCGCGCCGCTGACCCGCGCGAACCTGCGTCACTACCTGGGTGAGGTGGCCTGA
- a CDS encoding GNAT family protein: protein MDPIHLTGRLVDLRDFRTSDIPDAVGIVGDERVTRWLSFDARDQDQTAAMIDGAISRAQHQPRTEYYLAVVDKQDRMIGFGRLGLSGVQAAKLGYAIHADHWGHGYATDTARTLIAYGFGPLGLHRITAAIGPDNAASITVVKRLGMTYEGRLRDHVHTNGAWRDSLLYSILAPEWTPQAEQP, encoded by the coding sequence ATGGACCCGATCCACCTCACCGGCAGACTCGTCGACCTACGCGACTTCCGCACCAGCGACATCCCCGACGCGGTCGGCATCGTCGGAGACGAACGCGTCACCCGCTGGCTGTCCTTCGACGCCCGCGACCAGGACCAGACCGCCGCGATGATCGACGGCGCGATCAGCCGAGCTCAGCACCAGCCACGCACCGAGTACTACCTAGCCGTCGTCGACAAGCAGGACCGGATGATCGGGTTCGGCCGCCTCGGGCTCAGCGGCGTGCAGGCCGCGAAACTCGGGTACGCCATCCACGCCGACCACTGGGGCCACGGCTACGCCACCGACACCGCCCGCACCCTCATCGCCTACGGCTTCGGGCCACTCGGGTTACACCGGATCACCGCCGCGATCGGCCCCGACAACGCCGCCTCCATCACCGTCGTGAAGCGGCTTGGGATGACGTACGAAGGCCGCCTCCGCGACCACGTCCACACCAACGGCGCATGGCGAGATTCCCTGCTCTACTCCATCCTCGCCCCAGAGTGGACACCGCAGGCAGAGCAGCCGTAA
- a CDS encoding FtsK/SpoIIIE domain-containing protein, whose translation MPLINIIPGEKVPVAPMNVRLPSWRMPGWLLLLWWLARGLVRLSVLAVRYWWISGPTMAVAWVYAEWGPLVLAAVVAGLVASCAVWWRLHPGSWWRFGWYPVVGRWRRLWVYRRRWVAVTATCGLAVIFDGVRYVPRLVRVVSDRFGDTVTVRMLPGQVPDDWARNADRLAHGFHQREARASACVRPDLVAVRFTRRDPLAGVVEPLPVPAEPDLAALPLGVQEGGEPYRLRLAGSHVLVTGATNSGKGSVIWSLISALAGGVRSGLVELWVFDPKGGMELAAGLPLFARFCYQDPDTMAGVLEEAVKRMRVRADRLRGVTRQHTPSRDEPLIVVVVDELAALTAYLTDRKVRDRIKEALGLLLSQGRAVGVHVVAALQDPRKDVLPFRDLFPTRIALRMTEPEQADMVLGDGARDRGAVCDRVPETLPGVGYVVLDGVREPVRVRFAYLSDDDIRGLGRIYQHLDDTDTGGDVPGVVA comes from the coding sequence ATGCCGTTGATCAACATCATTCCGGGGGAGAAGGTCCCGGTCGCGCCGATGAACGTGCGGCTGCCGTCGTGGCGGATGCCGGGCTGGCTGCTCCTGTTGTGGTGGCTGGCCCGTGGCCTGGTCCGGCTGTCGGTGTTGGCGGTCCGCTACTGGTGGATCTCCGGCCCGACCATGGCGGTGGCGTGGGTGTATGCGGAGTGGGGGCCGCTGGTCCTGGCCGCCGTCGTCGCCGGCCTGGTCGCCTCGTGTGCGGTGTGGTGGCGGTTGCATCCGGGGTCGTGGTGGCGGTTCGGCTGGTACCCGGTCGTCGGGCGGTGGCGTCGGTTGTGGGTGTACCGGCGTCGTTGGGTCGCGGTCACCGCCACGTGCGGGTTGGCGGTGATCTTCGACGGGGTCCGGTACGTGCCCCGTCTGGTCCGGGTCGTGTCGGACCGATTCGGGGACACGGTTACGGTGCGGATGCTGCCGGGTCAGGTGCCGGATGACTGGGCGCGTAACGCGGACCGGTTGGCGCACGGCTTCCACCAACGCGAAGCACGGGCATCCGCCTGTGTGCGGCCGGATCTGGTGGCGGTGCGGTTCACCCGCCGGGATCCCCTCGCCGGGGTGGTGGAGCCGCTGCCGGTCCCGGCCGAACCCGACCTTGCCGCCCTCCCTCTCGGCGTTCAGGAGGGCGGGGAGCCGTATCGGCTGCGGCTGGCCGGATCGCATGTGCTGGTGACGGGGGCGACGAACTCCGGCAAGGGCTCGGTGATCTGGTCGCTGATCTCCGCGTTGGCCGGCGGTGTCCGTTCCGGGCTGGTGGAGCTGTGGGTGTTCGACCCGAAGGGCGGCATGGAGCTGGCGGCGGGGCTGCCGTTGTTCGCCCGGTTCTGCTACCAGGACCCGGACACCATGGCCGGTGTCCTGGAAGAGGCCGTGAAACGGATGCGGGTGCGTGCGGACCGGCTGCGCGGGGTGACCCGTCAGCACACGCCGAGTCGGGATGAGCCGTTGATCGTCGTGGTCGTCGACGAGTTGGCGGCGTTGACCGCCTATCTGACGGACCGCAAGGTCCGCGACCGCATCAAAGAGGCCCTGGGTTTGCTGTTGTCGCAGGGCCGGGCGGTGGGTGTGCACGTGGTGGCGGCGTTGCAGGACCCGCGTAAGGACGTGCTGCCGTTTAGGGATCTGTTCCCGACTCGGATCGCGTTGCGGATGACCGAGCCGGAGCAGGCTGACATGGTCCTCGGCGACGGTGCCCGCGATCGGGGTGCGGTGTGTGACCGGGTTCCGGAGACGCTGCCGGGGGTCGGCTACGTCGTCCTCGACGGTGTCAGGGAACCCGTCCGGGTCCGGTTCGCCTACCTGTCCGACGACGACATTCGCGGCCTGGGCCGGATCTACCAGCACCTCGACGACACCGACACCGGTGGCGACGTGCCGGGGGTGGTGGCGTGA
- a CDS encoding tetratricopeptide repeat protein yields the protein MRLKDRRHLMKHEVSGHASDHGRVFQQGDGFQYNVERAYFGAHGELLPFLPWVSNVAAWPVVRDCDPLQLGVHRSSIEGGNAVPRYVGRDVDQELVDAILEAARRGGFILIVGDSTAGKSRAAYEAMLRTVPEYRVFIPDNGPDLRAGIVALFAAGEKCVLWLDDVERYFGVDGLTPGLLSQLRTRRVVVVATMRTERYQRFSRSLSRSDGGDDEHRKTLAATEHILNQAIPILVPRLWTRDELSRAAESDDQRIADALGYAETYGLAEYMAAGPKLYREWRQAWGVGANPRGAALVAAAVDCTRVGLTGPVPVRLLEAVHHVYLEQAGGALLRPESIEAGVEWAQSRRYGVTSLLLPGKLQDSYRVFDYLPDAYARSTDYRPVPGHTWDTAIQFFQGDMGSLYSIAIAAENEHQDSVAESVWRDLAQVGDGDAAEALGRLMWRTGRRSESIQWLEIAVEQKSVQAAFRLGWIYEKENDLPNAELWFTKASELGHAHSMLHLAQLFSKVGRLGEAERWGRRAAAENELQATATLGHILASSGKLDDALTLLSQAGDEGDGDALVSLGVVLSDQSRQEEAEEAWHRAFSLGSRFAAGNLALLYARQKKVREAEQWYRKAIELKLPESERRFGIFLMERGRNTEAEKTLLAAAADEDVQAFYFLGILYNRLGRREQAISWLERAVLAEVEGSHGLLAATLEAQGREDEAEELYREGSRRGDRKASYNLGLRLALAERFDEAEEYLRLAGEGATDEAALANCELGRLLFRSARIHEAGEALRCSLEAGHTHAGCMLAEVYLVQGKLADAEIAWRTAYAGGEHVHAAQRLASYYLKIGKPDLASLWLGRSRGFRGRKGGKNLRVGKGKRKPGGRR from the coding sequence TTGCGATTGAAAGACCGACGCCACCTCATGAAACACGAAGTGTCGGGACATGCATCTGATCACGGCCGCGTCTTCCAGCAAGGCGATGGCTTTCAGTATAATGTAGAGCGTGCATACTTTGGGGCGCATGGAGAGCTTCTCCCTTTCCTCCCTTGGGTTTCCAATGTCGCAGCCTGGCCTGTTGTTCGAGATTGTGACCCGCTACAACTTGGTGTTCATCGATCCTCGATAGAGGGGGGAAATGCTGTACCAAGGTATGTTGGCCGCGACGTTGATCAGGAACTCGTCGATGCCATTTTAGAGGCTGCTCGACGCGGCGGTTTTATCTTGATCGTCGGCGACTCCACTGCGGGTAAGTCGCGTGCGGCGTATGAAGCAATGCTGCGGACGGTCCCAGAATATCGAGTATTTATCCCGGACAATGGGCCTGACCTTCGGGCTGGGATAGTTGCTCTTTTTGCGGCTGGTGAAAAATGTGTCTTATGGCTGGATGATGTTGAACGTTATTTCGGGGTTGACGGACTAACGCCTGGGCTCCTTTCTCAACTCCGAACGCGAAGGGTCGTCGTTGTTGCGACAATGAGAACCGAGCGCTACCAGCGATTCTCGAGATCTCTTTCACGTTCTGATGGTGGAGACGATGAGCATCGGAAAACCTTAGCGGCCACGGAGCACATTCTAAACCAGGCGATCCCAATCTTGGTCCCGCGACTGTGGACGCGTGACGAATTATCTCGAGCCGCTGAATCTGACGATCAGCGGATTGCCGATGCTCTTGGATATGCTGAAACCTATGGCCTAGCAGAATACATGGCTGCCGGGCCGAAGCTGTATCGCGAGTGGCGGCAGGCATGGGGGGTTGGAGCAAACCCCAGGGGTGCTGCTCTAGTTGCTGCTGCGGTTGATTGCACTCGCGTTGGCCTCACTGGCCCGGTGCCGGTTCGCCTCCTTGAGGCTGTGCATCATGTGTACCTTGAACAGGCAGGCGGGGCGCTTCTCCGCCCTGAGTCGATCGAAGCGGGAGTGGAGTGGGCGCAAAGTCGTAGATATGGCGTAACCAGTCTATTGTTGCCGGGAAAGCTGCAAGATTCGTACCGGGTGTTTGACTACCTTCCGGACGCCTATGCCAGATCTACTGATTATCGGCCTGTCCCGGGTCATACCTGGGATACGGCTATTCAGTTCTTTCAGGGTGATATGGGAAGTTTGTACTCGATCGCTATAGCTGCTGAGAATGAGCACCAAGACTCGGTTGCAGAATCGGTGTGGCGTGATCTGGCGCAGGTTGGAGACGGGGACGCGGCCGAAGCTCTGGGGCGCTTGATGTGGCGGACTGGCAGACGCTCAGAGTCCATTCAATGGCTCGAAATCGCCGTCGAGCAAAAGAGCGTACAGGCGGCTTTCAGGCTTGGTTGGATCTATGAAAAAGAGAACGATCTCCCTAACGCGGAGCTCTGGTTTACAAAGGCTTCTGAACTTGGGCACGCCCATTCTATGCTGCATCTTGCCCAGTTGTTTTCCAAGGTCGGCCGGCTGGGTGAGGCGGAGCGGTGGGGCCGGCGCGCAGCGGCGGAGAACGAGCTGCAAGCGACGGCGACGTTGGGGCATATTCTTGCTAGTTCTGGCAAGCTTGATGACGCCCTTACCCTCCTCTCTCAGGCAGGCGACGAGGGTGACGGTGACGCCTTGGTGAGTCTGGGTGTTGTCTTGAGTGATCAGAGCAGGCAAGAAGAAGCCGAAGAGGCATGGCATCGGGCATTCTCCCTAGGGTCGAGGTTCGCTGCCGGCAACTTGGCTTTGCTCTACGCAAGGCAGAAGAAGGTGAGGGAGGCTGAGCAGTGGTATCGCAAGGCCATCGAACTGAAGCTCCCAGAGTCGGAGCGGAGATTCGGCATCTTCTTAATGGAACGTGGTCGGAATACGGAGGCCGAGAAAACTCTTCTGGCTGCCGCTGCGGACGAGGATGTGCAGGCGTTTTATTTTCTCGGTATTCTGTATAATAGACTTGGGCGTCGTGAGCAAGCTATTTCCTGGCTTGAGAGGGCGGTCCTCGCCGAAGTGGAAGGTTCTCATGGTCTACTTGCGGCGACCTTAGAGGCACAAGGTCGAGAGGATGAGGCTGAGGAGCTCTATCGCGAGGGCAGCCGTAGGGGCGATCGCAAAGCTAGCTATAACCTCGGACTCAGGTTGGCGTTGGCTGAGCGATTCGATGAGGCTGAGGAGTATTTGCGACTTGCTGGCGAAGGAGCTACCGATGAGGCTGCGCTGGCGAATTGTGAATTGGGACGCCTCTTATTTCGCTCCGCTCGTATCCACGAGGCTGGGGAAGCTTTGCGATGCTCTTTGGAAGCGGGACATACTCATGCCGGCTGCATGCTCGCTGAGGTGTACCTTGTCCAAGGTAAGTTGGCGGATGCTGAGATCGCGTGGAGGACTGCCTACGCCGGAGGTGAACATGTGCATGCGGCTCAGCGCTTAGCGTCCTACTACCTTAAAATCGGAAAGCCTGATCTGGCTTCCCTGTGGCTGGGTCGTTCTCGTGGTTTTAGGGGGAGGAAGGGCGGTAAGAATCTGCGTGTCGGAAAAGGGAAGCGCAAGCCGGGGGGTAGGCGCTGA
- a CDS encoding tautomerase family protein produces MPYANLKIPADTLTPQSKKRLQDAVTDAFVTVYGERARPNTLVIVEEIADDGWSLGGTILNAELLGRS; encoded by the coding sequence ATGCCGTACGCCAACCTGAAGATCCCCGCCGACACACTCACCCCGCAATCAAAGAAGCGACTGCAGGACGCGGTCACCGACGCGTTCGTAACCGTGTACGGCGAACGGGCCCGGCCGAACACCCTGGTCATCGTCGAGGAGATCGCCGACGACGGCTGGAGCCTGGGCGGCACCATCCTCAACGCGGAGCTCCTCGGCCGCAGCTGA
- a CDS encoding CPCC family cysteine-rich protein: MTTDQGPFVNVFRGPEHGPHACPCCGYLTLAERGSYEICPVCFWEDDGQDEHDAARVRGGPNRGLSLLDARKNFATIGASDPRDLKHVRPPRPEEHPPAGHDST, translated from the coding sequence ATGACGACTGATCAGGGACCGTTCGTCAACGTGTTCCGAGGTCCAGAGCACGGCCCGCACGCGTGTCCGTGCTGTGGCTACCTGACGTTGGCTGAGCGTGGTAGCTACGAGATCTGTCCGGTGTGCTTCTGGGAGGACGACGGCCAGGACGAACACGACGCGGCTCGGGTACGCGGCGGCCCCAACCGAGGGCTGAGCCTGCTCGATGCCCGGAAGAACTTCGCCACGATTGGCGCAAGCGATCCCCGCGACCTGAAACACGTACGACCGCCACGACCCGAGGAGCATCCGCCGGCCGGTCACGACAGCACCTGA
- a CDS encoding GntR family transcriptional regulator, translating into MPIEVAQPKYVVIVNSMQQRIGDGTYPPGAMLPSETELIREFGASRPVVVRALDLLRQDGWIESRQGKGRFVIGRPGGPSTRAARERYAVLDQPEPAGSTVLAAEVIPAPPRAASALDIEPGTPVVARRRLVTVDDLGPVELATAYLPVDLAAGTDVGGTAPLSDGLLRHLTARKGVKLDHVAERISARLPRDDEASLLKVNPTDPVVTALLSICDRTATPLLAVDVLFPASRHDLEDVYPLD; encoded by the coding sequence GTGCCGATCGAAGTCGCGCAACCCAAGTACGTGGTGATCGTCAACTCGATGCAGCAGCGCATCGGCGACGGCACCTACCCACCCGGCGCGATGCTCCCGAGTGAAACCGAGCTGATTCGGGAGTTCGGCGCGTCCCGGCCGGTCGTCGTGCGGGCGCTGGACCTGCTGCGTCAGGACGGGTGGATCGAGTCCCGTCAGGGCAAGGGTCGGTTCGTCATCGGTCGTCCCGGTGGCCCGTCGACAAGAGCGGCCCGTGAGCGGTACGCCGTACTCGACCAGCCGGAACCGGCCGGCTCGACCGTCCTGGCGGCTGAGGTCATCCCCGCGCCACCACGGGCGGCCTCCGCACTCGACATCGAACCGGGAACGCCGGTCGTCGCGCGGCGTCGACTGGTCACGGTCGACGACCTAGGGCCGGTGGAGCTGGCCACCGCGTACCTTCCCGTTGATCTCGCTGCGGGTACGGACGTGGGCGGAACGGCTCCGCTGTCCGATGGGCTGCTGCGGCACCTGACGGCCCGCAAGGGCGTCAAGCTCGATCACGTCGCCGAACGAATCTCGGCCCGGCTGCCCCGCGACGACGAAGCATCCCTGCTGAAGGTCAACCCGACCGATCCCGTGGTAACGGCCCTGCTGTCCATCTGCGACCGTACGGCAACCCCACTGCTCGCGGTCGACGTGCTGTTTCCCGCTTCCCGTCACGACCTGGAAGACGTCTACCCGCTCGACTGA